One genomic region from Streptomyces venezuelae encodes:
- a CDS encoding GlxA family transcriptional regulator: MPAPSRVRRVAVIAAPPVSMFNLAIPEMLFGKVELDGRPGYETVICAPDPGPVATTGGLDLLVPHGLDAVDAADTVVLAGSGSYTHPDPRILDALRRAAAAGKRIASICTGAFALAEAGLLDGRAATTYWAYRELLAERHPAVDLQDDVLFVQDGPLLTSSGYAAGIDLCLHVIRTDHGAAVANTVARLALVAPVRPGGQTQFTQTPLPPERGVSFADTRAWAMGRLDEPLTLTDLARHAGTSVRTLSRRFHAETGVSPLQWLLHQRVERAKELLETTSLGMERVARESGLGTGDSLRQHLLRRTGLTPSAYRTSFSRVAAGAPPHTGA, translated from the coding sequence ATGCCGGCCCCTTCCCGTGTCCGGCGCGTCGCCGTGATCGCCGCCCCGCCCGTCTCGATGTTCAACCTGGCCATCCCGGAGATGCTGTTCGGCAAGGTCGAGCTCGACGGCCGACCCGGGTACGAGACGGTCATCTGCGCCCCCGACCCCGGTCCCGTCGCCACCACCGGCGGCCTCGACCTGCTCGTCCCGCACGGCCTCGACGCCGTGGACGCGGCCGACACCGTGGTCCTCGCGGGCAGCGGCTCGTACACCCACCCCGACCCGCGCATCCTCGACGCGCTGCGCCGCGCCGCCGCCGCGGGCAAGCGGATCGCCTCCATCTGCACCGGCGCGTTCGCACTCGCCGAGGCCGGACTGCTCGACGGCCGGGCGGCGACGACGTACTGGGCGTACCGGGAGCTGCTCGCCGAGCGGCACCCCGCCGTCGACCTCCAGGACGACGTCCTCTTCGTCCAGGACGGCCCCCTCCTCACCTCCTCCGGATACGCGGCGGGCATCGACCTCTGCCTCCACGTCATCCGCACCGACCACGGCGCCGCCGTCGCCAACACCGTCGCCCGGCTCGCCCTCGTCGCGCCCGTACGGCCAGGCGGCCAGACCCAGTTCACCCAGACCCCGCTGCCGCCCGAGCGCGGGGTCTCCTTCGCCGACACGCGCGCGTGGGCCATGGGACGCCTCGACGAGCCGCTCACCCTCACCGACCTCGCCCGGCACGCCGGGACCTCCGTCCGCACCCTCTCGCGCCGCTTCCACGCGGAGACCGGGGTCAGCCCGCTCCAATGGCTGCTCCACCAGCGCGTCGAGCGGGCCAAGGAGCTCCTGGAGACCACCTCCCTCGGCATGGAGCGGGTGGCCCGCGAGAGCGGCCTCGGCACGGGGGACTCGCTGCGGCAGCACCTGCTGCGGCGCACCGGCCTCACCCCGAGCGCGTACCGGACCTCCTTCAGCCGGGTGGCGGCGGGTGCGCCGCCTCACACCGGCGCCTGA
- a CDS encoding MFS transporter, with product MSSPELTAVPDVRRGTPTGSPSPAPALTAATLGFALITLDTSVVNVALPAIGADLGTGMTGLQWVVDAYTLVFAALLLSSGALADRFGAARAYGVGVVAFTLASAACGLAPGLPSLLAARAVQGAAAAVMLPASLALVREAYGDPGRRARAVSLWAAGGTVAVALGPVAGGALTTAWSWRGIFFVNLPLGLLALALLTRVGRSERRPAPLDLPGQLTAATAVGALTFAAIEGGTEAWWALGVAAVSLAAFLLIEARRRHPMVPLGLFRNTTVAVAVTAGAANSVAFYGMIFVFGLFFQQVLGLSALGAGLMFLPMTGLLAGVNLLSAKTAARYGARLPIVVGQAVAVAGLLGLLVVDADTPRVAQALLLVPLALGAGFSLPPLIASMMEAVPAERAGTAAGLLNAVRQTAGALAIAVFGSLAARDTAAMATALRTSLLISAGLLTLTALASLRLPGHRA from the coding sequence ATGTCATCGCCCGAGCTCACCGCAGTCCCCGACGTCCGCCGCGGCACCCCCACCGGAAGCCCCTCCCCCGCCCCGGCGCTGACCGCCGCGACGCTCGGGTTCGCCCTCATCACCCTCGACACCTCGGTGGTCAACGTCGCCCTGCCCGCGATCGGCGCCGACCTCGGCACGGGCATGACCGGTCTCCAGTGGGTGGTCGACGCGTACACGCTGGTGTTCGCCGCGCTCCTGCTGTCCAGCGGGGCGCTCGCCGACCGGTTCGGGGCGGCCCGGGCGTACGGCGTCGGGGTCGTCGCCTTCACCCTCGCCTCGGCGGCCTGCGGTCTCGCCCCCGGCCTCCCCTCGCTGCTCGCGGCCCGGGCGGTGCAGGGTGCGGCGGCGGCCGTGATGCTGCCGGCCTCGCTGGCGCTGGTGCGCGAGGCGTACGGCGACCCGGGGCGGCGGGCCCGGGCGGTCTCGCTGTGGGCGGCGGGCGGGACGGTCGCGGTGGCGCTCGGCCCCGTCGCGGGCGGCGCCCTGACGACGGCCTGGAGCTGGCGCGGGATCTTCTTCGTCAACCTGCCGCTCGGGCTCCTGGCGCTCGCGCTGCTGACCCGGGTGGGGCGCTCGGAGCGGCGGCCCGCGCCGCTCGACCTGCCGGGGCAGCTGACGGCGGCGACGGCGGTCGGCGCGCTGACCTTCGCGGCCATCGAGGGCGGCACGGAGGCCTGGTGGGCGCTGGGGGTCGCGGCCGTCTCCCTGGCGGCCTTCCTGCTGATCGAGGCGCGGCGGCGCCATCCGATGGTGCCGCTGGGGCTGTTCCGGAACACGACGGTGGCGGTGGCGGTGACGGCGGGCGCCGCGAACAGCGTGGCCTTCTACGGGATGATCTTCGTCTTCGGTCTCTTCTTCCAGCAGGTGCTGGGCCTCTCGGCGCTGGGCGCGGGGCTGATGTTCCTGCCGATGACGGGGCTGCTCGCCGGGGTGAACCTCCTGTCGGCGAAGACCGCGGCCCGGTACGGGGCGAGGCTGCCGATCGTGGTGGGCCAGGCGGTCGCGGTGGCCGGCCTGCTCGGCCTGCTCGTGGTGGACGCGGACACCCCGCGGGTCGCACAGGCCCTGCTCCTCGTCCCGCTCGCCCTGGGCGCGGGCTTCTCGCTGCCGCCGCTGATCGCCTCGATGATGGAGGCGGTGCCGGCGGAACGCGCGGGCACGGCGGCGGGCCTGCTCAACGCGGTCCGCCAGACGGCGGGCGCGCTCGCCATCGCGGTCTTCGGCTCGCTGGCGGCCCGGGACACGGCCGCCATGGCGACGGCCCTCCGGACGAGCCTGCTGATCAGCGCGGGCCTGCTGACCCTGACGGCCCTGGCCTCGCTGCGCCTGCCCGGCCACCGCGCCTGA
- a CDS encoding AraC family transcriptional regulator, with product MDVLSDAIAAMRTGRPHSSRTVRCAPWGFRFPPSKGAGFHVVLQGTAWLLPPDDGAPVRLGPGDVVLLAHGTGHGLADRPGTPLVDALPAPDGTWPSESGPGPAGPEETLLLCGAYQLSRARAHPLLTELPPYVHLPARVGAHPRLRAAVDLLGAELAEPQPGSDAIVPALLDTLLLYLLRTWWLSERADRSTGWSAALGDPAVAAALRALHDDPARPWTVEELGALTGLSRAPFARRFTALVGRPPLAYLTWWRMTAAGRLLRSDDLPLRVVAQRSGYSSEFAFAKAFKREYGVAPGQYRKSPS from the coding sequence ATGGACGTACTGAGCGATGCCATCGCCGCCATGCGCACCGGCCGGCCGCACTCCTCCCGCACGGTCCGCTGCGCGCCCTGGGGCTTCCGCTTCCCCCCGAGCAAGGGCGCCGGCTTCCACGTCGTCCTCCAGGGCACCGCCTGGCTGCTGCCCCCGGACGACGGCGCCCCCGTCAGGCTCGGCCCCGGCGACGTCGTCCTCCTCGCCCACGGCACCGGCCACGGCCTCGCCGACCGGCCCGGCACCCCGCTGGTCGACGCCCTGCCGGCCCCCGACGGCACCTGGCCGAGCGAGTCCGGCCCGGGACCGGCCGGCCCCGAGGAGACCCTGCTGCTCTGCGGCGCCTACCAGCTCAGCCGGGCCCGCGCGCACCCGCTCCTCACCGAACTGCCCCCGTACGTCCACCTCCCCGCCCGGGTCGGCGCCCACCCCAGGCTGCGCGCCGCCGTCGACCTTCTCGGCGCGGAACTCGCCGAGCCGCAGCCGGGATCCGACGCCATCGTCCCCGCCCTCCTCGACACCCTGCTCCTGTACCTGCTCCGCACGTGGTGGCTGTCCGAGCGCGCCGACCGGTCCACCGGCTGGTCCGCCGCCCTCGGCGACCCGGCGGTGGCGGCAGCCCTCCGCGCCCTTCACGACGACCCCGCGAGGCCGTGGACGGTCGAGGAACTCGGCGCCCTCACCGGCCTCTCCCGCGCGCCCTTCGCCCGCCGCTTCACCGCCCTGGTCGGCCGCCCCCCGCTCGCGTACCTCACCTGGTGGCGGATGACGGCGGCGGGCCGCCTCCTGCGCTCGGACGACCTCCCTCTCCGCGTGGTGGCCCAACGCTCCGGCTACTCCTCGGAGTTCGCCTTCGCCAAGGCCTTCAAGCGGGAGTACGGGGTGGCGCCGGGGCAGTACCGCAAGAGCCCCTCCTGA
- a CDS encoding aldehyde dehydrogenase (NADP(+)), producing the protein MAAEPVWSVDPRTGKPREQVAVEATAEEVDRAVSAAHGARAALADRTVRAAFLRTAADLLDAAREHVIEAADAETALGPVRLGGELARTTAQLRSFAEVVTEGSFLDVRIDLPDPDATPPRSDMRRWKIPLGVVAVYAASNFPLAFSVPGGDTASALAAGCPVVVKAHPDHPATSELCASLLRRAAAKEGLPEDVVVLVHGFDAGVELVRHPLVAAAGFTGSVRGGRALFDAAAARPVPIPFHGELGSLNPVVITPAAAEERAEELGAGLAASMTLGAGQFCTKPGFVLAPQGEAGDRFLAALTAGVSETEPAVMLDHRMRDAFVAGVAERGALDGVRTPVTPGAGGEHTVSAGVLAVDADRLTGGDAGTDAGSGHGLLLEECFGPVTVVARYSTGDEVTAVLGLLPGNLTATLHIAEEDVAAAPLLAELTPLAGRVLVNGWPTGVAVAAAQHHGGPYPATTSTSTSVGATAIERWLRPVTYQSTPDHLLPPELRDGNPLGVPRR; encoded by the coding sequence GTGGCGGCAGAACCAGTGTGGAGTGTGGACCCCCGGACGGGGAAGCCGCGCGAGCAGGTTGCGGTGGAGGCCACAGCGGAGGAGGTCGACCGCGCGGTCAGCGCCGCGCACGGCGCCCGGGCCGCGCTCGCCGACCGCACGGTGCGGGCCGCCTTCCTCCGTACCGCGGCCGACCTCCTCGACGCGGCGCGCGAGCACGTCATCGAGGCCGCCGACGCCGAGACGGCCCTCGGACCCGTCCGCCTCGGCGGCGAACTCGCCCGGACCACCGCCCAGTTGCGGAGCTTCGCCGAGGTCGTCACGGAGGGCTCCTTCCTCGACGTCCGGATCGACCTCCCCGACCCGGACGCCACCCCGCCCCGCTCCGACATGCGCCGCTGGAAGATCCCGCTCGGCGTCGTCGCCGTCTACGCCGCCAGCAACTTCCCGCTGGCCTTCTCCGTCCCCGGCGGCGACACCGCGAGCGCCCTCGCGGCCGGCTGCCCCGTCGTGGTCAAGGCCCACCCCGACCACCCGGCCACCTCCGAACTCTGCGCCTCGCTGCTGCGCCGGGCCGCCGCCAAGGAAGGCCTCCCGGAGGACGTCGTCGTCCTCGTCCACGGCTTCGACGCGGGCGTGGAGCTCGTCCGCCACCCCCTCGTCGCGGCGGCGGGCTTCACCGGTTCGGTACGCGGCGGACGGGCGCTCTTCGACGCCGCCGCCGCCCGGCCCGTCCCCATCCCCTTCCACGGTGAACTCGGCTCCCTCAACCCGGTCGTGATCACCCCGGCCGCCGCCGAGGAGCGCGCCGAGGAGCTCGGGGCCGGTCTGGCCGCCTCCATGACCCTGGGCGCGGGCCAGTTCTGCACCAAGCCCGGATTCGTCCTGGCGCCCCAGGGCGAGGCGGGCGACCGCTTCCTCGCCGCGCTCACCGCGGGGGTCAGCGAGACCGAACCGGCCGTGATGCTCGACCACCGCATGCGGGACGCCTTCGTGGCCGGGGTCGCCGAGCGTGGCGCCCTCGACGGGGTGCGGACCCCCGTCACCCCGGGCGCGGGCGGCGAGCACACGGTCAGCGCCGGTGTCCTCGCCGTCGACGCCGACCGGCTCACCGGGGGTGATGCCGGGACCGACGCCGGGAGCGGCCACGGCCTCCTCCTGGAGGAGTGCTTCGGACCGGTCACCGTCGTCGCCCGCTACTCCACCGGGGACGAGGTCACCGCCGTCCTCGGCCTGCTGCCGGGCAACCTCACCGCCACCCTGCACATCGCCGAGGAGGACGTGGCCGCGGCGCCGCTCCTCGCCGAACTCACCCCGCTCGCGGGCCGCGTCCTCGTCAACGGCTGGCCCACCGGCGTCGCCGTGGCCGCCGCCCAGCACCACGGCGGCCCCTATCCGGCCACCACCTCCACCAGCACCTCGGTCGGCGCGACCGCGATCGAGCGCTGGCTGCGGCCGGTCACCTACCAGTCGACCCCCGACCACCTCCTCCCGCCGGAGCTCCGCGACGGCAACCCGCTGGGAGTGCCGAGGCGCTGA
- a CDS encoding zinc-dependent alcohol dehydrogenase family protein: MTTNTATGRTTRAVLFHELGGPEVLTVEEVPLPDPGPGEVLVRVEALGINRAEALFRAGTYYYPAALPGSRLGYEAAGVVEAVGAGVTAYAPGDPVMAAANFDFGTHGVYAERVVLPEEYLVARPEGADAVTAAAVWLTHSTAYGGMVATGGLRAGDHVVITGASSGVGTAAIRTALRVGAVPIATTRDEAKRKRLLELGAAHVITTDTEDPVAEVRRITGGAGADLAFDAIGGPGLARLGDALRPGGTTVLYGWLDPRPVELSMNWPQTVHTYNNGVSVGTAEGRRRTAGFIGPGLLDGSLAPVIAETFEGLERIADAHRLMESNTHVGKIVVRVEH, translated from the coding sequence ATGACGACGAACACGGCAACAGGCAGGACGACCAGGGCCGTTCTCTTCCACGAGCTCGGCGGCCCCGAGGTGCTCACGGTGGAGGAGGTGCCCCTGCCGGATCCCGGGCCCGGCGAGGTGCTCGTACGGGTCGAGGCGCTCGGGATCAACCGCGCCGAGGCGCTGTTCCGCGCGGGCACCTACTACTACCCGGCGGCGCTGCCCGGTTCGCGGCTCGGATACGAGGCGGCGGGGGTGGTGGAGGCCGTCGGCGCGGGGGTCACCGCGTACGCCCCGGGCGATCCGGTGATGGCGGCGGCCAACTTCGACTTCGGGACGCACGGCGTATACGCGGAGCGGGTGGTGCTGCCGGAGGAGTACCTGGTGGCCCGGCCCGAGGGAGCGGACGCGGTGACGGCGGCGGCCGTCTGGCTGACGCACTCCACCGCGTACGGCGGGATGGTGGCGACCGGCGGGCTGCGCGCCGGCGACCACGTGGTGATCACGGGTGCGTCGAGCGGGGTGGGGACGGCCGCGATCCGGACGGCGCTGCGTGTCGGCGCGGTGCCGATCGCCACCACGCGCGACGAGGCCAAGCGGAAGCGGCTCCTGGAGCTCGGGGCCGCGCACGTGATCACCACGGACACGGAGGACCCGGTCGCGGAGGTGCGCCGGATCACCGGCGGGGCGGGCGCGGACCTGGCCTTCGACGCGATCGGCGGGCCCGGCCTCGCCCGGCTCGGGGACGCACTGCGGCCCGGGGGCACCACGGTCCTGTACGGCTGGCTGGACCCTCGGCCGGTCGAGCTGTCCATGAACTGGCCGCAGACCGTGCACACCTACAACAACGGAGTGTCCGTGGGGACGGCGGAGGGGCGCCGCCGCACGGCCGGGTTCATCGGCCCGGGGCTGCTCGACGGCTCCCTGGCGCCGGTGATCGCCGAGACCTTCGAGGGCCTGGAGCGGATCGCCGACGCCCACCGGCTGATGGAGTCGAACACGCACGTCGGGAAGATCGTGGTGCGGGTGGAGCACTGA